A single region of the Leptolyngbya sp. 'hensonii' genome encodes:
- a CDS encoding ABC transporter substrate-binding protein yields the protein MLTRRRFTQLSLSASGLALATCGQPVRRGTAPINPASEASDLLIWWEVAYLLEENERIIQVIHNWEQQSGLKVSLKLMPVELIQQELFKSVSNPQAYPVPDIVYSLGVDTNLAPQLAWRDQLTDLSEVIQPVQKNYTATALSLVSYRNQVQNQVRYYALPLWQSDDYIHCWSNLLATIGRTVQDIPQPWQEFWKFWQIAQDELRARGYSELHGLGLCMSTSGFDTFTTLSLFLDAYDVVVADRLGNFLLDTVDNRQRFIQALDELTSFYRTGYVPLDAVEWTGAGNNTSFLEGRILMTHNLTLSIPLTQRLERNEFNQDAAQRYRQIRTLDRPWKPDGQEMLTRKGIKQAILPKAGKHQQAAKSFLTYLTQPQVLNQLIQGFQGRLLPVMPQLLGDPLWNDTTDPHLSTALKIYNRPSTTPYEVLHPSFSEVQSQQIWAKIVLKVIQEKVSPAAAVDWGIAQIRQIWGVWEGNP from the coding sequence ATGCTGACCCGACGCCGTTTCACTCAGCTATCTTTATCTGCTTCAGGACTGGCCCTGGCTACCTGTGGCCAGCCTGTTCGACGGGGAACCGCTCCGATTAATCCAGCTTCTGAAGCCTCTGATTTACTGATCTGGTGGGAAGTCGCTTATCTACTGGAAGAGAATGAACGGATCATTCAGGTGATTCACAATTGGGAGCAGCAATCTGGTCTGAAAGTCAGCTTAAAACTGATGCCCGTGGAACTGATTCAACAGGAATTGTTCAAAAGCGTCAGCAACCCTCAAGCTTATCCGGTGCCTGACATTGTTTACTCCCTGGGGGTCGATACCAATCTGGCCCCACAACTGGCCTGGCGGGATCAGCTAACGGATCTTTCAGAGGTGATCCAGCCTGTCCAGAAGAATTACACGGCTACAGCCCTATCCCTCGTATCCTACCGCAATCAGGTGCAGAACCAGGTGCGTTACTATGCCTTACCCCTCTGGCAGTCTGACGACTACATTCACTGCTGGAGCAATCTGCTGGCAACAATAGGTCGGACGGTGCAGGATATCCCCCAGCCATGGCAAGAATTCTGGAAGTTCTGGCAGATAGCCCAGGATGAACTCAGAGCCAGGGGATATTCTGAGCTGCATGGTCTGGGACTCTGTATGTCCACCAGTGGATTTGACACCTTTACAACCCTGTCTCTGTTTCTGGATGCCTATGATGTGGTTGTGGCCGATCGACTGGGCAATTTCTTACTGGACACGGTGGACAACCGCCAGCGGTTTATTCAGGCATTAGATGAATTGACCAGTTTTTATCGGACAGGATATGTGCCCTTAGACGCTGTGGAATGGACGGGTGCTGGGAACAACACCAGTTTCCTGGAAGGCAGAATTCTCATGACCCATAATCTCACCCTCTCCATTCCGCTGACGCAACGGCTAGAACGAAATGAATTCAATCAAGATGCCGCCCAACGGTATCGCCAGATTCGAACCCTCGATCGCCCCTGGAAACCCGATGGGCAGGAAATGCTGACCCGGAAAGGAATTAAACAGGCCATTCTTCCTAAAGCAGGGAAACATCAGCAGGCGGCCAAAAGTTTTCTCACCTATCTGACCCAGCCTCAAGTTCTCAACCAATTGATTCAGGGTTTTCAGGGACGGTTGCTGCCCGTCATGCCCCAACTCCTGGGTGATCCGCTTTGGAATGACACCACAGATCCCCATTTGTCAACGGCACTGAAGATTTACAACCGTCCCAGCACAACACCCTATGAGGTCCTCCATCCCTCTTTTAGCGAGGTTCAAAGCCAGCAAATCTGGGCCAAAATTGTGCTCAAAGTGATTCAAGAAAAGGTATCCCCGGCTGCTGCTGTTGATTGGGGGATTGCCCAAATCAGACAAATTTGGGGAGTTTGGGAGGGCAATCCATGA
- a CDS encoding ATP-binding sensor histidine kinase has product MAASTTVQLAGYQILEQIYASPKTLVYRAQRAQDRQPVMIKVLQNEYPSFTELAQFRNQYTIAKILNLPEVVQTYSLESYKNGYALIMEDFGGVSLKEATRRWRQGEPGSATDRLQDFLRIALQIVSGLNGLYRNRVIHKDIKPDNILINPETQQVKLIDFSIASLLPKESQVPTNPAVLEGTLAYISPEQTGRMNRAVDYRTDFYSLGVTFYELLIGQLPFQATDAMELIHCHLAKQPPSIHSLNPIIPPALSAIVSKLMAKNAEDRYQSALGLKHDLEICLQQLEATGNISVFELGQQDVCDRFTLSEKLYGRQADVDTLLAAYDRITTGSSEILLVAGFSGIGKTAIVNEVHKPIVRQRGYFIKGKFDQFQRNIPFSAVVQAFQDLMAQVLKEDRQHIEAWQAQILEAIGDNGQVIIEVIPEVELLIGKQPPLAVLDPVSAQHRLNWVFQKFIQVFPSAAHPLVIFLDDLQWADSASLKLIQTIMAETETQHLLLIGAYRDNEVNPVHPLMLTLNEIQKSKTAVNTITLSPLSLGDLNHLVADSLHAPLEGVYPLTQLVYTKTKGNPFFSNQFLKALYESELITFNFDAGAWQWDLAQVQAQSLTEDVVDFMAAQLQKLPEATQTMLKLAACIGNQFDLKTLAFVSGQSPTETAGDLWEALQAGLILPGSDIYKLFQDANPGDGLIQGSITEEQSLQYRFLHDRVQQAAYRLIPAAQKTVTHLKIGQLLLRNTPVGEREENIFEIVNQLNYGVDWVRQAAERNELAQLNLIAAQKAIATTAYNAAVDYATTGIQLLQPNSWQRQYVFTLALYEAAIVATSLCGRFDQMEELAEVALQRAKTPLDCLKIYETRIQAYTSQNRLLAALDTARQVLTQFQVHFPDQPTPADIGQAFQATSALLAGKTIEDLSNLPLMTSLEQQAVNRIAVSMIPAAYIAAPALFPLIILLLVNSSVVYGNTPLSAFGYASYSLLLNSITQDFETADQFGKLALKLSAKFNSKAMNVRTYYVLGAFIIHVNAHLRETLPLLLQGYQAALETGNLEFVGYCVKDFCQNSYFIGEELTGLESEIGSYSHTLESLQQTTSLGYCQIFWQVTLNLLGKSEHPCLLRGTAFDEEAALPALLEANNLNGLHYFYLHKLILSYLFGDYVQAIDLQAKAEQYLTGGTGFASVPMFYFYDSLTVLAVAAPDPSGQSEGLKRVADNQAKLQKWAHHAPMNHSHKYDLVEAERQRVLGDRVAAMELYDRAYAQAREFRYLNDEALICELTAKFYLSWDKETIAQAYMVKAYQAYEQWGAQAKLADLAQRYPHLLTAMLKPTDRTSTSPDLNHQLKLLTTIGASESIGHTTNNSSSSISEVLDLATVLKASQVLSGEIQLEHLLTRLMQVVIENAGAQTGALMLCQGEDLVIQAQAKRSPQEGEALQITSLQAIPVQSSPAIPGSLINYVSRTLKTLVIDDVATETTFADDPYILEHQPKAILCTPLRRQGRLVGILYLENNLTRGAFTHDRLQILKLLTTQAAISLENALLYENLAEAKDRLEDYNSTLEQRVAERTQALNQKTRHLEQAMQELQRTQTQLVQAEKMSSLGQLVAGIAHEINNPINFIHGNLVHTSRYVQDLFEVISAYQQEYPDPNPKIAAVIQQVDLDFAIEDLPKLIHSMNTGSDRIRDIVLGLRNFSRLDEAEMKPVDIHEGIDSALMILQHRLKTKPDSPNIEIIKEYADLPLVECYAGQLNQVFMNILSNAIDALENQQNWQDPADRTPQIRISTQQIAPDRVQVEIVDNGPGMTEEVRQKIFDPFFTTKPVGSGTGLGLSISYQIVVDRHKGRLTCQSDPNQGTTFMIEVPITN; this is encoded by the coding sequence ATGGCAGCTTCTACAACAGTGCAACTAGCAGGTTATCAAATCCTTGAGCAGATTTACGCAAGTCCTAAAACACTGGTCTATCGAGCTCAGAGAGCGCAAGATCGGCAGCCCGTCATGATTAAGGTGTTGCAAAATGAATACCCCAGCTTCACTGAACTGGCCCAATTTCGCAACCAGTACACCATCGCCAAGATCCTAAATTTGCCGGAAGTGGTTCAGACCTACAGCCTGGAATCCTATAAAAATGGCTACGCCCTCATCATGGAGGACTTTGGTGGGGTTTCCCTCAAGGAAGCGACGCGCCGGTGGCGGCAGGGAGAACCTGGCAGTGCCACCGATCGTTTGCAGGATTTTCTTCGCATCGCCCTGCAGATTGTCTCCGGACTGAATGGCCTGTACCGTAATCGGGTCATCCACAAAGACATCAAGCCCGACAATATCCTGATCAACCCTGAAACCCAACAGGTGAAGCTGATTGACTTCAGTATCGCCTCTCTCCTACCCAAAGAGTCCCAGGTGCCGACCAATCCTGCAGTGCTGGAAGGAACCCTCGCTTACATCTCCCCCGAACAAACCGGACGGATGAACCGGGCCGTGGACTACCGCACAGACTTTTATTCCCTGGGAGTCACTTTCTATGAGCTGCTGATCGGGCAATTGCCCTTCCAGGCCACCGATGCCATGGAGTTGATCCACTGTCACTTGGCCAAACAGCCCCCCTCAATTCATAGTTTGAATCCGATCATTCCCCCTGCGCTGTCTGCCATCGTCAGCAAGTTGATGGCCAAGAACGCAGAGGATCGCTACCAGAGTGCGCTGGGGCTAAAGCATGATTTGGAGATCTGCCTGCAGCAATTGGAGGCGACTGGAAATATCTCGGTCTTTGAACTCGGACAGCAGGATGTTTGCGATCGCTTTACCCTGTCAGAGAAACTCTATGGCAGGCAGGCCGATGTGGACACCCTACTGGCGGCCTACGATCGCATCACCACCGGCAGCAGCGAAATCCTTCTGGTGGCAGGGTTTTCCGGGATTGGTAAAACAGCGATCGTCAATGAGGTGCATAAGCCGATCGTCCGGCAGCGGGGTTACTTCATCAAAGGCAAATTTGATCAGTTCCAGCGCAATATCCCTTTCTCGGCGGTGGTACAGGCATTTCAAGATTTGATGGCACAGGTCTTAAAGGAGGATCGGCAGCACATTGAAGCCTGGCAGGCCCAAATTCTGGAAGCTATAGGAGACAATGGGCAGGTCATTATTGAGGTCATCCCTGAAGTGGAACTGTTGATTGGCAAACAGCCACCCCTGGCAGTGCTAGATCCAGTTTCGGCCCAGCACCGTTTGAACTGGGTATTTCAAAAGTTCATTCAGGTTTTTCCCAGTGCCGCCCATCCCCTGGTGATCTTCCTGGATGACTTGCAGTGGGCTGATTCCGCTTCCCTCAAGTTAATTCAGACGATCATGGCTGAGACTGAAACTCAGCACCTGCTCCTGATTGGGGCATACCGGGATAATGAGGTCAATCCGGTGCATCCGCTGATGCTGACCCTGAACGAGATTCAGAAAAGCAAAACAGCAGTGAACACTATTACCCTCTCTCCCCTCAGCCTGGGTGATCTGAACCATCTGGTGGCGGATAGCCTTCATGCACCCCTGGAGGGGGTCTATCCCCTGACGCAACTGGTGTATACGAAAACCAAGGGTAATCCTTTCTTTAGCAATCAGTTCTTGAAAGCCCTGTACGAAAGCGAGTTGATTACCTTTAACTTTGATGCCGGGGCTTGGCAATGGGATCTGGCGCAGGTTCAGGCCCAATCCCTGACCGAGGATGTGGTTGATTTTATGGCAGCCCAATTGCAGAAACTGCCAGAAGCGACCCAGACCATGCTGAAGCTAGCCGCCTGCATTGGCAACCAGTTTGACCTGAAGACCCTGGCCTTTGTTTCGGGTCAATCCCCCACTGAAACGGCTGGGGATTTATGGGAGGCCCTACAAGCAGGGTTGATCTTGCCTGGCAGCGACATTTACAAGCTGTTTCAGGATGCTAATCCTGGCGATGGCCTGATCCAGGGATCGATCACAGAAGAGCAATCTCTGCAATATCGCTTTCTCCACGATCGGGTGCAGCAGGCTGCCTATCGGTTGATTCCAGCAGCCCAGAAAACAGTGACCCACCTGAAAATTGGCCAGTTGCTCTTGCGCAATACACCGGTAGGGGAGCGAGAAGAGAACATCTTTGAGATTGTCAACCAGTTGAACTACGGGGTCGATTGGGTGCGGCAGGCGGCAGAACGCAATGAACTGGCCCAGTTGAATTTAATTGCAGCCCAAAAGGCGATCGCCACCACTGCCTACAATGCTGCTGTGGACTACGCCACCACCGGGATTCAATTGCTGCAACCCAATAGCTGGCAGCGGCAGTATGTCTTCACCCTGGCCCTCTATGAAGCTGCGATCGTAGCCACCTCTTTATGCGGACGCTTCGATCAGATGGAGGAACTGGCAGAGGTGGCTCTGCAGCGGGCTAAAACGCCCTTGGATTGTCTCAAAATCTACGAAACGAGAATTCAGGCTTACACCTCTCAGAATCGCTTGCTGGCGGCACTCGACACTGCCCGTCAGGTGCTGACTCAGTTCCAGGTGCATTTCCCGGATCAACCCACTCCGGCAGATATTGGACAGGCTTTTCAGGCCACTTCAGCCCTACTGGCAGGAAAAACGATCGAGGATCTCAGTAACCTGCCCTTGATGACCTCTCTAGAACAGCAGGCCGTGAATCGCATTGCTGTCAGTATGATTCCAGCAGCCTATATTGCTGCCCCCGCCCTCTTTCCTTTGATCATCTTGTTGCTGGTTAATTCATCGGTTGTGTATGGCAATACGCCCCTGTCTGCCTTTGGCTATGCCAGCTACAGCCTGCTCTTAAACAGCATCACCCAGGATTTTGAAACAGCGGATCAGTTTGGCAAACTAGCCTTAAAGTTGAGTGCAAAATTCAACTCGAAGGCCATGAATGTCAGAACCTACTACGTTCTGGGGGCCTTTATTATTCATGTCAATGCCCACCTGCGCGAAACCCTGCCCCTGCTATTGCAAGGCTATCAGGCTGCGCTGGAAACGGGAAATTTAGAGTTTGTCGGATATTGTGTCAAAGATTTTTGCCAGAATTCCTATTTTATCGGCGAGGAACTGACCGGTCTGGAATCCGAAATTGGTAGCTACAGCCATACCCTGGAAAGCCTCCAGCAAACGACCTCCCTCGGCTACTGCCAGATCTTCTGGCAAGTGACGTTGAATCTACTGGGGAAATCCGAACATCCCTGCCTGTTGCGAGGAACAGCCTTCGATGAAGAGGCAGCTCTGCCTGCCCTCCTGGAAGCCAATAACCTGAATGGGCTGCATTACTTCTATTTGCATAAGCTAATTCTCTCCTACCTGTTCGGCGATTATGTCCAGGCGATCGACCTGCAAGCCAAGGCCGAGCAATATCTGACTGGGGGAACGGGGTTTGCCTCGGTGCCGATGTTTTACTTCTATGATTCGTTAACGGTGCTGGCTGTGGCTGCACCTGACCCATCGGGCCAGAGCGAGGGACTGAAGCGAGTTGCGGATAATCAGGCCAAACTGCAGAAATGGGCTCACCATGCTCCAATGAATCATAGCCACAAATATGATCTGGTGGAGGCTGAGCGCCAGCGGGTTCTGGGCGATCGGGTTGCTGCGATGGAATTGTACGATCGGGCCTATGCTCAGGCCAGGGAATTCCGCTATCTCAATGACGAGGCCCTGATTTGTGAGCTGACGGCTAAGTTCTACCTCTCCTGGGATAAGGAGACGATCGCGCAAGCTTATATGGTGAAAGCTTACCAGGCTTATGAACAGTGGGGGGCTCAGGCGAAATTAGCCGACTTAGCCCAACGGTATCCTCATCTGCTGACTGCCATGCTGAAGCCAACCGATCGCACCAGCACGTCCCCGGATCTGAATCATCAGCTCAAACTACTGACCACGATCGGGGCCTCTGAGTCGATCGGTCATACCACGAACAATTCCAGTAGCAGCATTTCTGAAGTTCTGGATCTGGCTACGGTGTTGAAAGCCTCTCAGGTCCTTTCTGGCGAAATCCAACTGGAGCACCTGCTCACCCGGTTGATGCAGGTGGTGATTGAGAATGCAGGGGCCCAAACCGGAGCCTTGATGTTGTGTCAGGGCGAGGATTTAGTGATTCAGGCCCAGGCCAAACGCAGCCCGCAGGAGGGGGAAGCCCTACAGATTACCTCCTTGCAGGCAATTCCGGTCCAGTCCAGCCCAGCTATTCCAGGATCACTAATCAATTATGTGTCCCGCACTCTAAAAACCCTGGTGATTGACGATGTTGCGACAGAGACCACCTTTGCGGATGATCCTTACATTCTGGAGCATCAGCCCAAGGCTATCCTCTGTACTCCCTTGCGGCGTCAGGGGAGACTGGTCGGCATTCTCTACCTGGAAAACAACTTAACCCGGGGAGCCTTCACCCACGATCGCCTGCAGATTCTCAAGCTCCTGACTACCCAGGCGGCCATCTCCCTGGAAAATGCCCTGCTCTACGAGAATCTGGCCGAGGCCAAGGATCGTCTGGAGGATTATAATTCTACCCTGGAGCAAAGAGTGGCTGAGCGCACCCAGGCCCTGAATCAAAAAACCCGGCATCTGGAACAGGCGATGCAGGAATTGCAGCGCACCCAGACCCAACTCGTTCAAGCCGAGAAAATGTCCAGTTTGGGGCAACTGGTGGCCGGTATCGCCCACGAGATTAACAACCCGATCAACTTCATTCACGGCAATCTGGTGCATACCAGCAGATATGTTCAGGATCTGTTCGAGGTGATTTCGGCATATCAGCAGGAGTATCCTGACCCCAATCCCAAGATTGCTGCCGTGATCCAGCAGGTTGATCTGGACTTTGCCATAGAGGATCTGCCCAAGTTGATCCATTCGATGAATACGGGCAGCGATCGGATTCGAGACATTGTGCTGGGTTTACGCAATTTCTCCCGACTGGATGAGGCCGAAATGAAGCCTGTGGATATCCACGAAGGAATTGACAGTGCGCTAATGATCTTGCAACATCGGCTCAAAACCAAGCCCGATAGCCCCAATATCGAAATCATTAAAGAATATGCCGATCTGCCCCTGGTGGAGTGCTACGCTGGGCAGCTCAATCAGGTCTTCATGAACATTCTGAGTAATGCAATTGATGCGTTAGAAAACCAGCAAAACTGGCAAGACCCTGCCGATCGGACACCTCAAATTCGCATTTCAACCCAACAGATTGCCCCCGATCGGGTGCAAGTTGAGATCGTGGACAATGGTCCTGGCATGACGGAAGAAGTCCGGCAAAAAATCTTTGACCCCTTCTTTACCACCAAGCCCGTGGGCAGTGGCACCGGACTGGGCCTCTCAATCAGTTATCAGATTGTGGTGGACCGGCACAAAGGCCGACTCACCTGCCAGTCCGACCCCAATCAGGGCACAACGTTTATGATTGAAGTGCCGATCACCAATTGA
- a CDS encoding DsbA family protein, with protein sequence MEPIRIFYFSDVLCIWAYIAQVRLDELNTTFQDKIAIEQHFVSVFGTAREKLENRWRDRGGLQGYRDHVQEVVKKFNHITVHPEIWTQVTPVSSTSCHLFLHAIRLLEVKGLVERSQPVFEKTIWAFREAFFTQLADISDRKVQFEIAENLGLPIADIQAQIDSGEAYAQLSKDFDLVKEHTVTVSPTLIFNEGRQRLNGNVGYRVMEANIRELLHNPAGEQSWC encoded by the coding sequence ATGGAACCCATTCGCATTTTCTACTTTTCCGATGTTCTCTGTATTTGGGCCTATATTGCCCAAGTCCGCCTGGATGAGTTGAACACAACCTTTCAAGACAAGATTGCGATCGAACAGCACTTTGTTTCTGTCTTTGGGACTGCTCGTGAAAAGTTGGAGAACCGCTGGCGCGATCGGGGAGGATTGCAGGGATACCGTGATCACGTTCAGGAAGTTGTGAAGAAGTTCAATCACATCACCGTTCACCCTGAGATCTGGACGCAGGTAACACCCGTGTCATCCACATCCTGCCATCTATTTCTCCATGCGATTCGACTCCTGGAAGTGAAGGGTTTAGTCGAGCGATCGCAACCCGTGTTTGAAAAAACAATCTGGGCCTTTCGGGAGGCATTTTTCACCCAACTGGCTGATATCTCTGACCGCAAGGTGCAATTTGAAATTGCCGAGAACCTGGGCTTGCCGATCGCCGACATCCAGGCTCAGATCGATAGTGGGGAGGCTTACGCTCAGCTATCTAAGGATTTTGACCTGGTTAAAGAACATACTGTGACGGTCAGCCCCACCCTGATTTTTAATGAAGGACGGCAGCGACTCAACGGCAATGTGGGCTACCGGGTCATGGAAGCCAACATTCGCGAGTTATTGCATAATCCTGCGGGCGAGCAATCCTGGTGCTAG